A genomic region of Arvicola amphibius chromosome X, mArvAmp1.2, whole genome shotgun sequence contains the following coding sequences:
- the Awat2 gene encoding acyl-CoA wax alcohol acyltransferase 2, with amino-acid sequence MFWPTKKDIKNALEVLALFQWALSAFVIITTVILVNLYLVVFTSYWPFTVLMLIWLAFDWKTPERGGRRFPCVRRWRLWKHYCNYFPIKILKTHDISPSHNYILACHPHGLMAHSCFGHFATDTSGFSKIFPGITPYILTLGAFFWVPFFRDYVMSTGACSVSQSSIDFLLTQKGTGNMLVVVVGGLAECKHSTPGSTTLVLKNRYGFVRMALRHGVSLIPAYGFGETDLYDQHIFTPGGYINRFQNWFQKMVHIYPCAFYGRGFTKNSWGLLPYSQPVTTVVGEPLPLPKIENPSREIVAKYHTLYIDALRKLFDQHKTKFGISETQELVIV; translated from the exons ATGTTCTGGCCCACCAAGAAGGACATCAAGAACGCCTTGGAGGTGCTCGCTCTTTTCCAGTGGGCGCTGAGCGCCTTTGTTATAA TAACCACGGTGATCCTTGTCAACCTCTACTTGGTGGTGTTCACATCGTACTGGCCTTTCACTGTGCTGATGCTCATCTGGCTGGCTTTTGACTGGAAGACTCCGGAGCGAG GGGGCCGTCGTTTCCCCTGTGTGAGGAGGTGGCGTCTGTGGAAACACTACTGCAATTACTTCCCAATCAAG ATTTTGAAGACACATGATATTTCCCCCAGCCACAACTACATCCTTGCCTGCCATCCTCATGGGCTCATGGCCCATTCATGCTTTGGTCACTTTGCCACTGACACATCAGGCTTCTCCAAGATCTTTCCTGGCATCACTCCTTACATACTCACACTAGGAGCCTTTTTCTGGGTGCCTTTCTTCAGAGACTACGTGATGTCTACAG GGGCCTGCTCTGTGAGCCAATCCTCCATAGACTTTCTGCTCACCCAGAAGGGCACAGGCAACATGCTTGTCGTGGTGGTTGGTGGCCTGGCTGAATGCAAACACAGCACGCCAGGCTCTACCACCCTGGTCTTGAAGAATCGGTACGGCTTTGTGCGCATGGCCCTTCGACATGG GGTGTCTCTAATCCCTGCTTATGGCTTTGGAGAGACGGACCTCTATGACCAGCACATTTTTACTCCTGGGGGCTATATCAATCGCTTTCAGAATTGGTTCCAGAAGATGGTACACATCTATCCCTGTGCTTTCTATGGGCGTGGCTTTACCAAGAACTCCTGGGGCCTTCTGCCATATTCTCAGCCAGTAACCACTGTTG TCGGCGAACCTCTACCACTGCCCAAGATTGAGAATCCGAGCCGGGAGATTGTGGCCAAATACCATACACTCTATATTGATGCTCTCCGCAAATTGTTTGATCAACATAAGACCAAGTTTGGCATCTCAGAGACCCAGGAGCTGGTGATAGTTTGA